A window of the Egibacter rhizosphaerae genome harbors these coding sequences:
- a CDS encoding 1-acyl-sn-glycerol-3-phosphate acyltransferase: MRPLVDRLLTALAMLALRGFFRDLEVEDRERVPQQRPTIVVANHFNALVDAATVVAVLGRLPRFVAKATLWAKVYRRPFLWLGGLVPVDRPSHRSETRTRGDRGTGGVSERLRAAFASCRDVLARGSSVAIFPEGAVSRQPRLAPVRTGTARIALGTAAEGVRGIVILPIGLTYEDKIALRSRALAEVGEPLDLDEWLAEREAEPDPTDRRTVRALTRDIAARLAAVSPDYADEREQAAVGRAAEVALRPAGGVRPRRVPLAEREHLARRLARAPEEVKERVLDALGRYQLDLALLGIRDEEVVARPRPARLAAMLAGSAIRLGLVAPFALAGAAINVLPYWGVHWAGRLMRNPVLKGSARLLVGIALFPAAWAIAAWQMPAMEGWLANSAVIVAAPVLGLIAVWALEDAVLVRRAWRAWIAALERGADLPQVRADRARVVRLVEESVAAIESGAPQPGIDTMADDRQESA; this comes from the coding sequence ATGCGTCCGCTCGTCGACCGCCTGCTGACCGCGCTCGCGATGCTCGCGCTGCGCGGGTTCTTTCGCGATCTCGAGGTCGAGGACCGCGAGCGGGTGCCGCAGCAGCGTCCGACCATCGTGGTGGCGAACCACTTCAACGCGCTCGTCGATGCGGCGACGGTGGTCGCGGTCCTCGGTCGGCTCCCCCGGTTCGTCGCGAAGGCGACCCTGTGGGCGAAGGTCTACCGTCGGCCGTTCCTGTGGCTCGGCGGCCTCGTCCCCGTCGACCGTCCGAGCCATCGGAGTGAGACGCGAACACGTGGGGATCGCGGTACAGGCGGCGTGTCCGAACGGCTGCGGGCGGCGTTCGCCTCGTGCCGCGACGTCCTCGCGCGCGGCTCGTCGGTCGCGATCTTCCCCGAGGGAGCGGTGTCGCGACAGCCGCGCCTCGCACCGGTACGCACCGGCACCGCGCGCATCGCGCTCGGCACTGCTGCGGAGGGCGTACGCGGCATCGTGATCCTGCCGATCGGCCTGACCTACGAGGACAAGATCGCGCTCCGCTCGCGTGCCCTCGCGGAGGTCGGGGAACCCCTCGACCTCGACGAGTGGCTCGCTGAACGAGAGGCCGAACCCGATCCGACCGATCGCCGCACGGTCCGCGCGCTGACCCGGGATATCGCCGCGCGCCTCGCCGCCGTCTCCCCGGACTACGCGGACGAACGGGAACAGGCGGCAGTCGGCCGTGCCGCGGAGGTGGCGCTGCGTCCCGCCGGCGGCGTGCGACCCCGGCGCGTGCCGCTCGCGGAGCGGGAGCACCTGGCGCGCCGCCTCGCTCGGGCACCCGAGGAGGTGAAGGAGCGGGTGCTCGACGCGCTCGGTCGGTACCAGCTCGACCTGGCCCTGCTCGGGATCCGTGACGAGGAGGTCGTCGCGCGCCCCAGGCCGGCGCGGCTCGCGGCCATGCTCGCGGGATCGGCGATCCGCTTGGGGCTCGTCGCCCCGTTCGCCCTGGCGGGCGCCGCCATCAACGTGCTGCCGTACTGGGGCGTGCACTGGGCGGGGAGGCTCATGCGCAACCCGGTGCTCAAGGGCAGCGCACGGCTGCTCGTCGGGATCGCGCTCTTTCCCGCCGCGTGGGCGATCGCCGCGTGGCAGATGCCGGCCATGGAGGGGTGGCTCGCGAACAGCGCGGTCATCGTCGCGGCACCGGTCCTGGGCCTGATCGCGGTCTGGGCCCTCGAGGATGCCGTGCTCGTCCGCCGCGCATGGCGCGCCTGGATCGCGGCGCTCGAACGGGGTGCGGACCTTCCCCAGGTCCGCGCCGATCGCGCCCGCGTCGTGCGGCTCGTCGAGGAGAGCGTCGCCGCGATCGAGTCGGGGGCGCCGCAGCCGGGCATCGACACGATGGCCGACGACCGGCAGGAGTCGGCCTGA
- a CDS encoding AAA family ATPase, which translates to MLPEGVTSPAVLAERLEAHDYLADTGLATACFLALRLHRPLFLEGDAGVGKTSVGHVLAGVLDAPLIRLQCYEGIDASQALYDWDFPRQLLHLRAAEAGGERDPDRLEAELFDRRFLLARPLLAALETTPSVLLIDEVDRADDEFEAFLLEVLSDFTVSIPELGTVRAEVPPVVVVTSNRTREVHDALKRRCYYHWVEHPDFAREVAIVERRVPGASGRLAEQVTSTVQRLRTADLLKPPGVAETLDWTEALVALGTTELEPELASATLGSVLKYREDQERARQQVAGIVQETVAG; encoded by the coding sequence CTGCTGCCGGAGGGCGTCACCTCGCCCGCCGTGCTCGCCGAGCGGCTCGAGGCGCACGACTATCTCGCCGACACCGGCCTCGCGACGGCGTGCTTCCTCGCGCTGCGGCTGCATCGCCCGTTGTTCCTCGAGGGCGACGCCGGTGTCGGCAAGACCTCGGTCGGTCACGTGCTGGCCGGGGTCCTCGACGCGCCCCTGATCCGGCTGCAGTGCTACGAGGGCATCGACGCCTCCCAGGCGCTCTACGACTGGGACTTCCCCCGCCAGCTGCTGCATCTGCGAGCGGCCGAGGCGGGCGGGGAACGCGATCCCGACCGGCTCGAGGCGGAGCTCTTCGACCGGCGGTTCCTGCTCGCGCGTCCGCTCCTCGCCGCGCTCGAGACCACCCCGAGCGTGTTGCTGATCGACGAGGTGGACCGGGCCGACGACGAGTTCGAGGCGTTCCTCCTCGAGGTCCTCAGCGACTTCACCGTCTCGATCCCCGAGCTCGGCACCGTGCGAGCCGAGGTGCCGCCGGTCGTCGTGGTGACGTCGAACCGCACGCGCGAGGTGCACGACGCGCTGAAGCGTCGCTGCTACTACCACTGGGTCGAGCACCCCGACTTCGCGCGCGAGGTCGCGATCGTCGAACGACGCGTACCAGGGGCCAGCGGGCGACTCGCTGAGCAGGTGACGTCGACGGTGCAGCGCCTCCGCACGGCCGACCTCCTGAAGCCGCCCGGTGTCGCCGAGACGCTCGACTGGACCGAGGCACTCGTGGCCCTGGGCACCACCGAACTCGAACCCGAACTCGCCAGCGCGACGCTCGGCAGCGTCTTGAAGTACCGGGAGGACCAGGAGCGCGCGCGCCAGCAGGTCGCCGGTATCGTCCAGGAGACGGTCGCGGGATGA
- a CDS encoding nucleotidyltransferase family protein, whose protein sequence is MSDVAGVLLAAGQGRRLGGPKALVEVGGELLVEGATRTLREAGCRPVIVVLGAGGPRVRARARLGDALVLDNPAWEEGMGSSLRVALDALGEYEHLGAVAIALVDQPGVGPSAVTRLTAAWRAGALIAVAGYAGRRGNPVVLDRSLWAAAAAHAVGDRGARDLLDARPDIVRLVPCEDVADPTDLDTPEELEAAQHRWPVRGAAGDRSATDRPSAEGSAEGSRRQRCS, encoded by the coding sequence ATGAGCGACGTCGCCGGCGTTCTCCTCGCGGCCGGCCAGGGACGGCGGCTCGGCGGCCCGAAGGCGCTCGTGGAGGTCGGCGGGGAGTTGCTCGTCGAAGGGGCGACCCGCACGCTGCGCGAGGCCGGTTGCCGGCCGGTGATCGTCGTGCTCGGCGCTGGCGGCCCCAGGGTTCGTGCCCGGGCACGGCTGGGCGACGCGCTCGTGCTCGACAATCCCGCGTGGGAGGAGGGGATGGGGTCGTCGTTGCGGGTCGCGCTCGACGCACTCGGCGAGTACGAGCACCTCGGAGCGGTCGCGATCGCGCTCGTCGACCAGCCGGGTGTGGGCCCCTCCGCGGTGACCCGCTTGACGGCGGCGTGGCGCGCGGGGGCGTTGATCGCGGTGGCGGGGTACGCGGGACGGCGGGGCAACCCGGTGGTGCTGGACCGCTCCCTCTGGGCGGCGGCCGCCGCGCACGCCGTCGGCGATCGCGGGGCGCGTGACCTGCTGGACGCCCGACCGGATATCGTGCGCCTCGTTCCGTGCGAGGATGTGGCCGACCCGACCGATCTGGACACGCCCGAGGAGCTCGAGGCCGCGCAACACCGGTGGCCCGTCCGCGGCGCGGCCGGGGATCGGTCGGCCACCGACCGACCGAGTGCCGAGGGGTCCGCCGAGGGGAGCAGGAGGCAGCGATGCAGCTAG
- a CDS encoding SRPBCC family protein, with translation MQLEHSFTVPVGIDDAWEVLLDVERVAPCMPGATLTEVREDDFSGRVKVKVGPMQLTYKGTASFTETDSQAYRAQLTAKGQETRGSGTASATVTAQLTDQGGQTDVQVTTDLSVTGRPAQFGRGVMSEVGDKLLSQFADCLAERLAGAPTEEERVAAEGVHEERTAAAPAGGGTDLRQEPQVTPAAARMVHQDPSTSEDEAIDLIDVAGGSVSRRLGPVLGALSLIAAFLWFLRRRR, from the coding sequence ATGCAGCTAGAGCACTCGTTCACCGTCCCGGTGGGGATCGACGACGCGTGGGAGGTCCTGCTCGATGTCGAGCGCGTGGCCCCGTGCATGCCGGGCGCGACCCTCACCGAGGTGCGTGAGGACGATTTCAGCGGCCGCGTCAAGGTCAAGGTGGGGCCGATGCAGTTGACCTACAAGGGCACCGCCTCGTTCACCGAGACCGACTCCCAGGCGTACCGTGCACAGCTGACCGCGAAGGGGCAGGAGACCCGCGGCAGCGGCACGGCGTCGGCGACCGTCACCGCTCAGCTCACCGATCAGGGCGGACAGACCGACGTGCAGGTGACCACCGACCTGTCGGTGACGGGCCGACCCGCACAGTTCGGGCGGGGGGTCATGTCCGAGGTCGGCGACAAGCTCCTGTCGCAGTTCGCCGACTGCCTCGCCGAGCGCCTCGCCGGCGCACCGACCGAGGAGGAGCGCGTGGCTGCCGAGGGCGTGCACGAGGAACGAACGGCCGCCGCGCCGGCCGGCGGGGGCACCGACCTGCGACAGGAGCCGCAGGTGACACCCGCCGCGGCGCGGATGGTCCATCAGGACCCGAGCACGTCGGAGGACGAGGCGATCGACCTCATCGACGTCGCGGGGGGCTCGGTGTCCCGGCGTCTCGGACCGGTCCTGGGGGCGTTGTCCCTCATCGCCGCGTTCCTCTGGTTCCTGCGCCGGCGTCGCTGA
- a CDS encoding vWA domain-containing protein: MTSGARAGLDVAADGGAPSAIPTVVGFAHALRSAGVAATPDRVHAFVSALDVVDATSREEVFWAGRTTLCASAEDLPRYDRVFAAYFHGVDPASLARQRPRITIVTALTEDGTAGDDEGDEDDPTAFEAQASRAEVLRDKDVADLGPREQEELHRLLEALSLPGEQRRTRRWEHAPRGRIDRRRTIRRMLQHGGEPAELAHLRHRRRPRRVVLIIDVSGSMAPYADALLRFAHAASRAFQRSDHPRPEVFTLGTRLTRVTRELSHRDADAAMRAVAEAVPDWSGGTRLGELLKAFLDRWGQRGMARGAVVVVLSDGWERGDPRMLGEQVGRLRRLAHRVVWANPRKARPGYAPLAGGIAAALPNVDDFVSGHSLAALEHLARVVAGVARGDASEPIREEPDRRSAA; encoded by the coding sequence ATGACGAGCGGAGCGCGTGCCGGACTCGACGTCGCTGCGGACGGCGGCGCGCCGAGCGCCATCCCCACCGTGGTCGGCTTCGCGCACGCGCTCCGGTCGGCCGGCGTGGCGGCGACCCCCGACCGTGTGCACGCGTTCGTGTCCGCGCTCGACGTCGTCGACGCGACCTCCCGCGAGGAGGTGTTCTGGGCCGGCCGGACGACGCTCTGTGCGAGCGCTGAAGACCTCCCGCGCTACGACCGTGTGTTCGCGGCGTACTTCCACGGGGTGGACCCGGCCTCCCTCGCCCGGCAGCGACCGCGGATCACGATCGTGACCGCCCTGACGGAGGACGGCACGGCGGGCGATGACGAGGGGGACGAGGACGATCCCACCGCGTTCGAGGCTCAGGCCAGCCGCGCCGAGGTGCTGCGGGACAAGGACGTCGCCGACCTGGGACCGCGCGAGCAGGAGGAGCTGCACCGATTGCTGGAGGCGCTCTCGCTGCCCGGGGAGCAGCGGCGGACGCGGCGATGGGAGCACGCGCCCCGCGGGCGCATCGACCGTCGCCGCACGATCCGCCGGATGCTGCAGCACGGGGGTGAGCCGGCCGAGCTCGCACACCTGAGGCACCGCCGGCGGCCGCGCAGAGTGGTCCTGATCATCGACGTCTCGGGGTCGATGGCTCCGTACGCGGACGCTTTGCTGCGGTTCGCGCACGCGGCCTCGCGCGCCTTCCAGCGTTCCGACCATCCCCGCCCGGAGGTGTTCACGCTCGGCACGCGGCTGACCCGGGTGACGCGGGAGCTGTCGCACCGAGACGCGGATGCGGCGATGCGTGCCGTCGCCGAGGCCGTGCCCGACTGGAGCGGGGGCACGCGGCTCGGTGAGCTGCTCAAGGCGTTTCTCGACCGGTGGGGGCAGCGGGGGATGGCGCGCGGTGCGGTCGTGGTCGTATTGTCGGACGGGTGGGAGCGCGGTGACCCGCGGATGCTCGGCGAGCAGGTCGGGCGCCTTCGGCGGCTCGCGCACCGAGTGGTCTGGGCGAATCCGCGGAAGGCTCGCCCCGGCTACGCTCCGCTCGCCGGCGGCATCGCGGCCGCGCTCCCGAACGTGGACGACTTCGTCTCCGGGCACAGCCTCGCCGCGCTGGAGCACCTCGCGCGCGTCGTCGCAGGCGTGGCGCGCGGCGACGCGTCGGAACCGATCCGTGAGGAACCCGACAGGAGGAGCGCGGCGTGA